TCGTAAAATGGAAGGCAATGATCAATGAGAAGAGATTTAGGGAAATAGAAATGttcaaatgaaaaatagaatCTATGGGGCATAGTAATCAAAGTTGAATATGAGGAGATTGATAACTGGATGACAATGGAGGTCAGTACTCACTGCTCCTTATGATGTTAGCTAAAGGAAATCAATCAAAAAATTGTGGAATGAATTCAATGATAACACCATAATCAAAGTGGCAGATGGAGTTAAAACTATATCCTGGAAAGATGATTGACATTAAGCAAGCTACAAAGAGACACTATTCCTAAATATTTGCAGAGTACAATATCAAAACTCTGGACACCACAAGGGTGGAATTTTGTGTTCAGGAGATACCAAGAGTAACAGAATTCTTCAAAACATTGACCAATTTAGTGGTTTGAAGTCAAGACTAGACATCTTACAGTGGCAGTGAAATAGTAAAGGGACTTTTAAAGTAAAAATGCAACCTAAAGGAAGATGAACCGACCAAATCAGCATGGAAAGCCAAAATCACACACAAAGTAGCttgatttgtttggttattgGCTAAGGAAACTGTGCTGACAGGAGATAACTTGATGAAGAGGGGGATCCCTTTAtgtctcaaattttttttattggggGGGAGATTATTCTAAGTCTCAAAAACATACTTAGTCCATGCCTGGAAAAATCACAGAAGCATTACATAGTTGGGAAGAAGCAGTAGTACAGGAACAATTGGAGAACTGTACCTGCAACTATATGGTGGACACTATGGAAGGAGAGGAACCTTAAGGGTCGTTCGGTAGAGTGTATtagcaaaaataatgcatgcaGCATGCATTAACTCTATGTATCAGTAATATCTTGTTAGGTTCACCTTTTTATGTTGCATTAGTTATGCACTCTATTGTGTGTTAAGGTGTGCATTACTAATACCATGGATTTCTAGGAATTGGTAAGGCTTAACCCATCAGTAACCCCCTAACGTTGGCACtatatttcacttagacacctcaactggCCGATGTTCATTTTAGATACTTTATGTAGGGTTCCGCTGTGTCATTTGAGTACATGGCATAATGAGTCTGATAAACTCATTGACCAGCAAGTGAATGGTgctttagttaatttttaattatttaatttcttcttcCCCATTTTTCTGCCACCATTTTGCCCAAGTTAAATTTCATCCATTGTGAATGAAGGTTTCAGCAAAATGACTGAGCTAAAAAATTTCTTTGAACTAACAAAAATCTCCCATCTCTATCAAGCTATGTTTTAggtagaaaaaaaaaggggagaAAGTGATCGTAATTTATTTTGTAAGGGCAAAAACATTACAATGGTGCCAAATTTAGTGTTTGGAGAAGACAAGGTGGAGCGTCTGTATAAGGATTGGGGGAGGGAGTGATTTattgatttaaatttattttgtaacaaGGTCATGTGTCATTAATTTAttggttatttttttatttttactcaaaATTAATCCAAAATCACTTTTGACACAAATGTCATTGTTTTATTCGTCATTAACGAGTGTAACAcacacattatatatttatttttgctgATATTAAAAAAGTGTCAATATGACATAGTAGGAACCTAAATGAGGTGTCCAAAATGAACATCGTCCAATTGAGGTGTTTAAGTGAAATATTGTGTTAACTTCAGGGGCCACCGATGGTTAGGCTTATTAGTAATGCGAAGgttttaatgcatgcattagcatGACTAAAGACCTCATTGCCccttaaaatcttttttacATCTTTTCCACTATAATTGATGGATATctttgtaaattattttatgcAACATGCTATTTTAATGCACTAAATCAAACAATGTTGTTAGAACAACATATGTGTATATATGGTAGGTAGTTTGATTTACTCCTATTTTAATTAGGTATTGATTTGTATTGATTGGATATGATTTCCTTAGGACACGTTACTTAGTTATATAAACCCCAATAGCTTGTGAAAAGAATCAAAGCTTAGTTCTCGCTAAAACTCTTGTTCTCTCACGTGGTATAAACTCTTTCTTTAGTGAGAAAACaagaataaaataagagaaCAAAATTGCTAGGAATTTTTCTAGCAAAAGCTCCATGTTCCACGATTTTGACACTCTTAGGGGTATTGTGCATATACCAATACCACCATTACGATCGCAATCCTTGTGATGGTATTTTTCGAAAGATTTTTTTCGTTAACTTTTCCAACGAGACAGCAAGCTGTTCGCCGATTTATTCTTCAGGTTTTTCccgaatttattttaattttggacACTAATAGATTTGTTTTCATAATCTCTCGAATCCGATATGTTTAGCACTAAATTTGTGGGCTCCAACACCaatcaactattttttttgtttgaggtATAATACAATGactttctttaaaataatttgagggtatttttgtctttacataGACTTATCCCATGGTATTATATCTCATGTATTACTTATACctccaaatggaaggtattagAAATACATCCTATAAAACCATGTAGAAGGTATAAGTAaaccatggattagttatacataagCTCAAATTCCTACCAAACATAGTACTAAATAATACCATACATAACACACGGACTATTTGTTTTAATGTGGCCTACCAAGCGACCCTAAGTATTGTGGCACGAAGCAGTGTAAAAGCAGAGTACAGATCTATGGGTCATGGAATCTGTGAGATCATTTGGCTTAAGAAAATGGAGGAACTAAGAAGACCTATGACTCCACTGATGAAGCTATATTGCGCCAATAAAGCTGCAATAAGCATTGCCCACCATCCAGTACAATACGATAGACAAAATATATTGAAGTGGATATATATTTCATCAAGGAGAAGCTCGAAGAAGGAATCTTGCGCTTTCCATTTTTGCTGACTGATCAGCAAACACCCGATGtttttattgtgtttgtttGAACCGAGATTCAAAGGTCCTGTAGGTAAGTTAGGCATGTTACATATCTTCTACATGCCAACTTGAGGGGAAGTGTTGCGTTGTATAATCTGATTATGATCACATGGTTTCAAATCAGATCAGATCAGATCAGATAAGTTGAAATGTTTCAGATCTTTTAGGGATTACTTTAGATTACTTTATATTAGAATTATCCCTTAGTTTTAGGGATTACTTTAGATTAGGCatgttatttcattttttattgatttgtttTCTCCTATAATTTGTATACTCTTCGAATGAATAGAATGTACAATTCTGATGCCATACATTCAGTATTTCAAATGtacaaatcaatttttaatacCCTCATACACTCTCCTATTTCTCTGCCTCCATCCCATTCCCTTTGTCTGGCCTCTGCATCTCCTTGATATCTTCTTATCAAATACTCCCTCCATATCAAAATAAGTGGTGTTTTTACTTTTCACTATATTTCAAAATAGTGGTGTCTCACAACATCAAGATGgcattgatttttttcttccaattttaccattacttaaataaatgtaattttacATTACCAAGAAACCAGTAAAGAGATACTCTTTTTCAATACAATTGATTAAGAGTAAATTAGTAAAAACACTTCTTACATTCTAGGAGTGAGTAATTTTCTTAAGGGTGTGCCTGAACTAAAAACACCAGCTATTacgaaacggagggagtaatgcCTCTTGTTTACtgttcaagagaaataagaatgTTCAAGAAATGAAGCATGAAATAATTACTCTAAATATGACCTTAGAATGATATACTTGGTAATTAGTAGGAGTACAAACATAACAAGCATACCAATGCCAAAATAACAATTTCAATTTGAAATTAGTCACACCTGAAGCACTGATTTCAGGATTAAGCCGCAGTCATTGAATGTACAATCCATCAAGTAAATCACTGGAAACTTCAGGATCGCATTTCTCACCTCATCTGCCACAAATTTAATCACTCATCAATTAAAGCAAACCCAAGCACGTTGCCATAATAATCAATCAACATTGCTTTTTACTGCAACCAAGAGATATAGCAAAGCTTTTGCACTAACTTGATTAATTTGTAATGCAGGATATCGCCTGAACAAACTAAAATTGGTTTGTTctgattttatgtttattatttatgGCCTAAGAGCGAGGATAGACATGAATACAAATTGCTTCTCAACTTTAAAGAAGTATGTATCACACTTGTTAAGTATCTTCTAGTAGAAAATAGGTCTTTTATACGATGAGATGAAATCATGCggattttatgttttaaatgatACGATAATTTTTAACAACTTTTTTTGATACAAGTGTTTAGAACTTaaacattatgcatgcttacaatcATAATCTTAGACCTAGTTTTATATAAACATCttataaaaaattagattataaGTTGGCTGGAAACCCATAGAAGAGCAGATATGGGATGAACTTCTTACCCCCATTCAACAACGGTTTGTGAGTCTTAAACCTATTCCTCAGGGTTCTATTATACCCCTTGATTGCACGGTATACTTCACGAACAACCAGTTCCATCCTCTGGCAAAAACCACACCACCTATTGCTGAAAAGAACTAAAATATCCCTATCTCGAGAACTACCAGAATTTTTGGAATCGGACTGATTATAAAGGACCAGCTCATTGAACATATGCCCCATCACTCGAGGGATAGAATCAGCCTCATGAAAATCCAGATTAACAAATGGTGGAATTGGAGCCTCCCTAATGGTTGGAACTACATGCTCACACTGTTTATATGGGTTAAGACTTCCATTGAGAAAGCTATCAAGAAATTCAGATAGCAAAGTGCAGCTGAAATCTTCTTGCTCACTTAAAACATAGTGTTGCGGTGAAGCGGGATCAATAAGTACCACAGATGGTATTTTTGAACCTGATGTCAGAGCTATAAGACGTCTATAGTGACCATCGAGATAGAAGAAGGAACCTCTGAAGTTTTTATTTTCCTCCTGCTCATTCAGCTCCTTGATTGTTTCCTCTACAGTAGGGCTATTAGCAAGCTTCTTCAGATCATCATAACCAAATTTTACAGATATTTGTGAACTTTCATATTCAAGGAGATTCTTCTCGTCGTTTTGCTGAAGTAATTCAGTATTAATAGGGTTTGATTGTTTGATGTGCTTCTCGTCCTCAACATGCAGCATTCGATAATCAGTAGGTTCTTCTGGAATACCTTCTAAAGGACAATGTTGATCTGACTGAAGTTCTGTGAGCACCAATATAGTGTCAGAATACTTTGGGCAAACATGAGAAGACTTGGCTTCATTTGATTCAGATTGTTCATTGTATTGCTTCCCCAAAATGGTATCTCCAAGCAACATTATTTTTCTATCTGGATCAATAATACCTTCAGAAGCACCTTCCACAAAGATCTCTGAAACTTTGTTTGACTGAAATTTTGTTTGACCTGGTAAAGCTTCAGCAGTTTTGATGTCAAAATCTTCAGATAAAAGTTGAAATCCTGCTTCATTCGCAAGCGAGCTCAATTTAACTTCCTTCTTTTGCTGAAGTGCATATGTCAAGATTTTATGCAATGTACTACCTTCTAAACCTGAAACCAGATCTTTTAGGATGACTTGTTTCCTCTGATTCATTACAACAATTGACATCTTGTCTTTGCTATTTATCTTTTGAGATGCTGTCAACAGCCCCACTTTAGGGTGTCTGGAGGTACTACTTGATGCTTGAAAAGCCTTAAGAGATGTCATTTGTGATCTGAATGTTTTTGGTTCACTCATTTCATTTGACATCTGAACTTTCAGGGCAAACTCTCGAAAAGAATCAAGAGCCTTCCTGCTTTTTTCTCTAATCTTCAACGAGTCAGATGATCTATCAATAAAAAGAACAACAGATGGCTTATTTGCTGGAAGAGCATTCTCaagatcatcatcatcctcCAGCTGCATAGTAGGATATCGATGAATCAATATAATATGATAGATAAATGAACTGACAGAGAAACCACATCAGCGCAAAGAAAATTATCTGATCATCTTTACATATAAAAAATCTGATGCCAAGCATTATCTGTTTGGACCATGACTTAAGTAGTTTCTCCTTACATTAATTTGTTAGCTGTGATGATTGAATAGAATTCAAAAGGTCATTAATACCCATAGTTCTAtccaaaagaaagttaatatCCCATAGTTCTATAGTTCCTAATTTTTCGTTTGGCTTCCCTCAATCTTCCTTTCCAACTATAGCTTGCTAGTCAAAACGTCATCTCTCTGCAACACTGTCGTCCGTTCTTTCACACAATTGTCTCCtcctactttttctttttttgagaaggtaacaCATTTATTATAAAAACAAGGAACTACACCAAAGGTGTATTTCAGTAATTATTACAATAGCAGTCAATACAGCAAAACCTTCCACCTATCTACTCCAAAGTAATTTAAACGGAAAAGGCTCAAAAATACCTTTGAATTATCGGAAatagctcacatatacccttaaactatattctGGCTCAATAATATCCTTCCGTTAAAGTATTGGGTCACATTTACCCTTACTATTAACAGCGGTGTGTTAAGTGTCATGTGGATGCCACATAAGCACCAAACAACTCTCACctccacatagactcataaGACCTAATTACTAATTTTGCCCTCATTTTTCTTAAGAGATACAGTTTGACCCATTTCATTTCTCTAATACATCATACTATTTCCCCTCTTTCTCTCTAATATGATTTCCCAATATGATTTTTCACATCTGTAGCCTATAAACATGGTTAAAAACATGTTTTCCTATTCTGTTCAGTTGCAAAAAAATCTAATGCCTTTTCAGTTATGGTTGGCAACCATTTTGTCTAGTAAAACCTTACTGGTCCTTACCAAAATTTGTTGAGGTTGCGAATGAGTAGGATGTTGATTCTACAAGAGATCGCGCTAAATTGTCTTCCTTGCTATTGTATTGATTGATCCAGAATGGTTATACAAAATTAATGACAACAATCATCAAGGAAGAAGCTGCTGAGAAACAGAGAACTAAGGCAGCAGCAACAAGTTCACCAAACTCAAGAACTACAACAAACTCTAGCTGAAGCAATCAGCAATGCAGCATCAAGAAGAGCAGTAGAGGCTGCTGCTACGTCGAATACCAGCATGATCACCTCTATTAGAGAGAGGGAAATCATATTAGAGAGAGAGGggaaattatatgatttattagaGAAATGAGAATGGGTGAAATTGTATCTCTTAAGAAAAATGAGGGCAAAATTAGTAATTAGGTCTTATGAGTCTATTTGGAGGTGAGAGTTGTTCTGTGCTTATGCGGCGTCCACGTGGCACTTAACACACCTCCGTTAATAGTAAGGATAAATGTGACCCAATACTTAAcggaagggtatttttgagccagaacatagtttaagggtatatgtgagctatttccaatagttcaagggtatttttgagtctttttcataatttaaaacaCAAGGAGTGTCCTCAGCTCTAAAGGATATTCACTTTTACACCTAGAGTAGAAAAGCCCTAGACAGTTCATCTTTAAGATCTGAAAAGTAAAACTCTTATCTTCAAAACATCTCTGATTCCTCTCCCTCCAAATAGTCCACCATATGCAATCTAGGACGATCTTCATCTATTAGGTAATAATTTGTTTCCTTTTTCTATTAGGTAAATAATTAGTTGATAATGGGAAGATCACTATATACAAGCAATATATCAAAAAGTACACAATCTACAACAtaatatgattttctatgaaTGACACTCAATCTACTGTACAAACTACAAACGGAGTGATACTGTACATAGACGTTCTCTATTCCTTCAAAGTTC
This window of the Solanum pennellii chromosome 2, SPENNV200 genome carries:
- the LOC107011226 gene encoding uncharacterized protein LOC107011226 isoform X2 produces the protein MEQLQLKRLKIRWQMGMENAKLDCGVDNLCSDMPWFSEFISANCSAFLGPDNTSLNTGDSCKIDEFQRFESFLPKFLTVSRDLFLPPERLKFGLVPDRALLPSLNVKDSGSWLVTLHFAGCPSCLKVLKEGDDLKAFAKIQAWPVAELEDDDDLENALPANKPSVVLFIDRSSDSLKIREKSRKALDSFREFALKVQMSNEMSEPKTFRSQMTSLKAFQASSSTSRHPKVGLLTASQKINSKDKMSIVVMNQRKQVILKDLVSGLEGSTLHKILTYALQQKKEVKLSSLANEAGFQLLSEDFDIKTAEALPGQTKFQSNKVSEIFVEGASEGIIDPDRKIMLLGDTILGKQYNEQSESNEAKSSHVCPKYSDTILVLTELQSDQHCPLEGIPEEPTDYRMLHVEDEKHIKQSNPINTELLQQNDEKNLLEYESSQISVKFGYDDLKKLANSPTVEETIKELNEQEENKNFRGSFFYLDGHYRRLIALTSGSKIPSVVLIDPASPQHYVLSEQEDFSCTLLSEFLDSFLNGSLNPYKQCEHVVPTIREAPIPPFVNLDFHEADSIPRVMGHMFNELVLYNQSDSKNSGSSRDRDILVLFSNRWCGFCQRMELVVREVYRAIKGYNRTLRNRFKTHKPLLNGDEVRNAILKFPVIYLMDCTFNDCGLILKSVLQRELYPSLLLFPAGRKKAIPYGGDMAVSNIIDFLAHHGSHFYDFPQEKGILWTGGEPGINHNMNSEAPFKNSPHEIILQEGSTLDDQFNQTRAPLGSSAKSAPRVVVGSILVATEKLLNVHPFDGSKVLIVKVDQSTGFQGLIVNKHISWDSLDELEDGVQLLKEAPLSFGGPVMKRGMPFVAFSRKYIVNQSMEVLPNVFFLDQRATVVIIEELRLGNQSIHDLWFFLGFSSWGWGQLFDEIAEGAWMVRNHDEEQIDWAWR